The nucleotide sequence AGCTCTTCTCAGCTTGACGGCGGTGACGacagtggtgatggtggtggcgaTGACAAAGGAAAACGGCAGGGTTGAACCGAAGACGATGACattgaggatgtcaacaaacgTGGAATGGTCGCGGTAGAACTGGCTGGCAAAGTACACGGGGACGGACGCGCGGATGGAAGGGACGTACTCGCAGCGGAGTTTGTACTTCTCACTGATGAAGTAGTGAAGACTGAAAAGAACGACGGTAGCGAAAAGCACAACCACGCCCGCCGTGCTGGTTCTCAACAGCCGTTTGGCCTTGAAGGGAAAGGTGATGCACAGGCAGCGTTCACAGGCGATGAGCGTGGACACGAAACCAGACACGTAGGTGAAACTGTACAAGGTCGCCCCTCCGTTGTTAGTCACCGCGCTTAATATGGGGCAGTGAGGCTGGATCCCACCGTCCAGGAAGAGGGAGGAGCATACCTCGAGGGTATAAAGCAGCATGCAGACACTGACAGCACCGTCAGCAACGGCCAGGGAGAAGAGCAGAAGGTTGATTCTGTCTCTCAGCCCAAGCTTGGCGTACACCACGCAGTTGAGTAGGTTGAGGACCACGCCAAGAGTGGAGGTCGTGACGATGAAGAGACTCATGATCTGCGTGATCGTGAACTGCGTGTCCAGGCTGAGGACGTTGTCTGGGTTGTCCCAGGGAAGAAACTCTGACTGCTGGTCTCCGTCTTCTATCCCTCCGCCGTTTAAAGTCGAGTTCGTcgtttgtgtctctgtttggAAGATCGTTGGTGATGAAGAGGTCGTTTCGTCTGAGAGAGAAATCGCACCCCATGGCGAAGTAAAAATGATGAAAGTTTCCATTGTTAACATGGATAGTGAATAATTCTGTGTTCGGAGAGCGATTTCTGCAATTTCGTCGTTGGAGAGACAAATAATTGTCTAATTATTTCCAAGGCTACAAAGAATCAGATTAGACAAAGAGTATGATATCAACATgcctcttgtttcttctttcttcttgtcgttcgccaatgctaaacttggagtccatctctggtaatgaagctggtggtcttgtgaagagcctccacaggtccatgccTCTTGTTAGCTTGGCTTTTAATGTCAACATGATAATCGAACCGCACTACGAACAATGTAATTATTGTGTAGCCACTCGTTAAATTCCGAATTTCTAAGGCGGGAAACATCGATTTACTATACTGGTGATTACTGGCTTTGCACATTATGAAGATAAGTGCTTCGATTTCTATTTAGTGCATACCTGAATGTGTCTCGTGCATTCAATTAAACAGGCGCGCGCAcccgcacgctcacacacacacacacacacacatacacacacacacacacacacacacacacacatacacacacacacacacacacacacatattcacatacaaacaaaaaacatatccacgcacacacacgcatacaaacacatacaaaaacataggcacacacacgaacgcacacacacacacacacacacagacaaacagacagacagacacacacacacatacacacataaaaaaacacacacacacacacacagacagacagacagacagacacacacacacacacacatacacacataaacacacagacacacacacagacagacacagacacacacacacattcacacacacgcacacacacacaaacactcacacataccCAACGCACATATACCACATACAAACAATTACACACATAgccacgcatacacacatacgcacgcacacatacacacacgcacgcacacacacgcgcgcgcgagcacgcgtgcacacgcacacacacaaacacacacacacacacacacacacgtacacacacacacacacacacacacacacacacacacacacacacaatattcaaTATTCTAGAAGCAAATATTGTTCAGCAATCATCAAAAGTCTGCCACTGCAAATACATTGATCACAGCAACAATGAGCAATTAGGTATTTACAAGGACACTCAAACTTATTTGTATCTATATTCACTtctaaagcacacacaaataatGATTAATCGGTTAATTGTTTGCAAAGAgcaagtttgttgttgttgtgcgaGCTAATCATTCAGTTCTTGATTGGGATCATCTGCACCTTTGATTGACCTTcatattaaacaagtcgcgtaaggcgaaaatacaacattttgtcaagtagctgtcgaactcacagaatgaaactgaacgcaatgcaacgcagcaagaccgtatactcgtagcatcgtcagtccaccgctcatggcaaaggcagtgaaattgacaagaagagcggggtggtagttgcgctgagaaggatagcacgcttttctgtacctctcttcgttttaactttctgagcgtgttttcaatccaaacatatcatatctatatgtttttggaatcaggaaccgacaataataataataatttttatatatttaattttcagagcttgtttttaatccaaatataacatatttatatgtttttggaatcagcaaatgatggagaataagatgtaaatttggatagttttataaaaaaaccattttgttttacaattttcagatttttaatgaccaaagtcattaattaaattttaagccaccaagctgaaatgcaataccgaagtccgggcttcgtcgaacattacttgaccaaaatttcaaccaatttggttaaaaaatgagggcgtgacagtgccgcctcaactttcacgaaaagccggatatgacgtcatcaaagacatttatcaaaaaaatgaaaaaaacgtatggggatatcatacccaggaactctcatgtcaaatttcataaagatcggtccagtagtttggtctgaatcgctctacacgcacgcatgcacacacacacacacacacacacacacatacacacacacacatacaccacgaccctcgtctcgattcccccctctatgttaaaacatttagtcataacttgactaaatgtaaaaagaattgtttttaaagtGATCGCGAGTGCCGACGTGTATGCATTGGTATGCCGTATTTTGTATTTCTATTTGGAACGTGAGAGGTAGTACTtgctctttgtttgtttgtttgtttgtttgcgtgcttgcttgtttgtttgtttgtttgtttttgcgtgcgtgtgtgtttgacgTGAGTAGATCTAGCCAAGCACCTGCTGGTACATACATCTTCAAATTCCTCGTTTCACTTggtgaagaaaaaaatgtttgaaTAGTTTCTGTCACCAGTTTCTGTCGGCAAAATTTGGAaacttacttcttcttcttcttccgcgttccaggatttttggcctcaggtcagacttcaagttttgtagcttgaataaagctggtggtcaggatcagggagtctttggtgccccagagttgtTCCTGCAGTGGGGCACCTTGGGGCCAgtgatctgttatggcttcctggtggagcgggcaggtctgcaggatgtgctccggggtctgtgggcctAGCCTGTTTCGCACGGGCAGTTCGGTGTGTACGACAGACCAAGGCAGTGCATGTGGGCACGCagtcgacagtgtccagtccgtaAGCGGAAGAGGATGGTCTGCTGATGGCGCTGTAGGTTGGGCATCTGATCATCAGATGGCAGGCTGTGTTGGGCATTCCAGGTGGTTTGGTAGTGTCTTTTCACCCGGGTTTTGGCTTCGCTGTAAGAGACTgttggtcttgtctgctccagatGGCTGCCAGTCTTGGCCAGTCTGTCCGCTTCCTCGTTCCCTGAGAGGCCACAGTGAGCAGGGATCCACTGGACAGCGACGTTTGTGCTCTGGGAGAGAGTACAAAGAAGACGCTGGGTGTCTCGTTCCAGCTGCTCTTTGAGCGACTGCAGGCTTTGGACGGCGGATCTGCAGTCGGTCAGGAAGACGGCGTGAGAGGGTGGGTGTTCGCTGACCAGGCTAACTGCTTATCTGAGAGCGGTGAGTTTTGCCCGGTAGTTGGATGACAGCTCTCCGGCAGGCAGGGATCTTGAAAGGGTGTGTCCGTCTGGGTAGCGTACCAGGATCCCGCTTCCTCCGTTTTTGATGGCACCATCTGAGGACCCGTCAGTGTAGATGTGAGTCCATACTGAGGCGTTGTAGTCCTGGTGCATCATCTCCAGCGTGAGGTTCTTGAGGACTGCGTCCTGCTGTTCTCTCTTGCTGGTCACTCCTGGCATGTCAGTAACAAAGAGCACCTTGCTGAGCTGGCTGTTCCACTCTTCAGACGGTCTTGGAGGGGCTCTTGTTCTTCAGGGGTGCGTGGTAGGAAGCTGGTTTGGGTTCTCTCTAGCTGCTTGGCCAGATGGTTGAAACTGCTTCTTTTCAGCCTGTTCTTCGTCAGCTGTTGGGTGTGCTGTTGTGTTGGGTGAGAGGGGAGTCGTTGCAGCTTCTCGTACTGCACGATGACCCTCTCTTTTCGTTGGTCCAGGGAAGGGAGTCTGGTGGTGGCTTCAAGGGCGTGTATGGGCGTAGTTTTCAGTCCCCCTGTGATGATGCGCATGCTTGCGTTCTGCACTTTGTTGAGCCGGCTGGTGTTGCTCTTCGCAGCTGTGGCCCAGGCTGCAGCTCCATACtccatcacagggcggacgGTTCCCGTATACACCTGTCTGAGGATGTTGCTGCTGGCTCCCCACTTTGTGCCAGCCAGTTTCTTCATGATGGGGAGTCTTCTCGTAGCCCTCCTCTCCGCCTCTTTGATGTGTGGGTTCCAGGTGAGTTTCTTGTCTAGCTTGATacctaggtaggtagggatGTCTTCCTGTGGTATTGCCTGGTTGTTGATGGTCAGTTGGAGGGTCTCTTTGGAATTGGAGAGGAAGAAGCAGGTGGCTACGGTCTTGGGGCTGTTCACGGTGACACACCAGTCTGTCGCCCACTTAGAGGTGATGTTGAGGGCCTCCTGCATCCGGACTTTGGCGGTTGCGGTGGACTCGGCAGCGCTCCACATCGCAAGGTCATCAGCGTGTAGGGCTCAGGAGATGTGTCTGGACAGGCTGTTGGTGATGTCGTTGATGAAGACGACGAAGATGGTGGGGGATATTACTCCTCCCTGGGGGACTCTTCCCTGATCTTCACAGCGTAGCTCAGGTTGCCATCAAGCTTGACTCTCGCGGTTCTGTGGCACAGGAAGCTCTTGATCCAGTTGAACATTCGTCCAGCGATTCCTGCCGTCTATAGCTTCAGGAGGAAGCCTTCCTTCCACACCTTGTCGAAGGCCTTGGAGAAGTCAATGAAGGTAGCAAtgactttcttcttctcctggaAGGCATTCTCTATTGATTGGGTGAGGTAGATCAACTGGTCTTCAGTACTCCTGTTCTACCTGAAGGCGGATTGTTCATTGGTGATCAGGTTGTTGGTTTCCAGGTGCCATATCAGCCTCTTGTTGATCATGCGCTCGAGGGTCTTGTCACGGCAGCTGAGTAGACTGATCGGTCTGTAGCTTGTCTTTTGCTTGCGGTTCTtgtccttcttcaggatggGTATAATGGTGGCCTCTTTCCATGCTGAGGGGAAGACGCCGGATCTCCACGACTGGTTCAAGAGATCAAGGAGCTTAGTTTTGGCAGCAGGCCCGAGGTGCTTGATCATCTCGTTGCAGACTCCATCCTTTCCGGGCGCTTTCTTGCACTTGAGTCTTTTGGTCGCATCGACGAGCTCTGCCATGGTAAGATCTGAGATCATTGGTGGGGCTGCGTTTCTCTGCTGTCAGAGTCTGATTTCAAGTTGTTCTGcaacttccttctttctttgggGTGGGTCTCTGATGGTGCTCTTGGTCTCAAAGACGTCGGCAAGGAGATTTGCTGCTCTTTTTCCAGTGTGGAAGGTTCCGCTGTCTTATAGTACTGTAGGTCCCCGCGTGGCCATGCTGTCTTCGTTTAGAATTTTGGTGAGACGCCAGAGTTTCCCTGTGTCTGAATCGAGGCCAATGGTGGAGGTCATTTCCTGCCAGCTTTGTTGCAGTTCTTGTGTCTTGGTCTTGTTGAAATCCTCCTTCAGTTGGTTGTGCATGGTCGTTGTTTCTGCGGATGGGGACTGCTCCATGCTTTCTCTGGCTTCTGAGAGTCGCTGGTGCAGGCAGGCCAGCCTCTGACTCCAGTAAGGTTTGTAGTCCTTCCTGAAGCCACGGAGGatggacttcctggcagccactagGATGGTCTGTGTCAGCTCTTTTACGTTGTGGTTGTTGCGAAGGCTTTCTGCATGGAGCTGGTACTTGGTCCATTTGGCTTTCTTGAAGTTCCAGCTGGCTTTCTTTCTGTGGTACTCCTGGATGGTCTTCATGTCAGCAATGGAGAGGGTGATGGGTAagtggtcacttcctcccagttggTCGTTGATAGTTCTGGTGGTCCTTTTTTCTACCTCTTCTGTGGCTATGGCAAGGTCAGGGGTTGAGCTTTTCTTCCAAGCTCTGGAGTAGTAGGATGGCTTGTCATCTGGCTGGTTGATAAGGATGAGCTGGTTGTCGGTCATCCAGTCCTGTATGTCTTCTCCTCTTGCGTCAGTACTGTCGTAGCCCCATGCTGGGGAGTGGCCGTTGAAGTCGCCAACGATGAGATGTTTCTCGTTTGGGAGCTGGATGGTGTGGAGGTCCAGCTTGGTGGTAGGTGGGCTATAGACGTTGGTGATGGAGAGTTCTTCTCCCTGCAGGAAGGTCTTGATGGTGATGTACTCAAGGTCGCCGTCTGCCGTCTGTGCCGTCATAGCTGCCGGGATGTTGTGTCGGACTAGGGTGAGAACTCCACCCTTGTGTCCGGTCGGACGGTCCCGTCGGAAGGTGTCATAACCTCTGACGAAGAATCTGCGGTCTTCTTTCAGGTGGGTCTCCTGGATGCAGATAATGTCGATGTTGTCTCTCAGAAAAGCCTGTAGCTCTGGTTTCTTTCTCTGGACGCCTTCTGCATTCCACTGCACAACCCTGATGGCTGTCGCTGGATGTTGAGTTCGACCAGTCGCTCTACTCTGTCTTCCTCTGGTTCCCGAGTCAACAGAGCAGCCAGTCGCTGAGGTGGACCCCCTTGGTCCACGGGAACGACACCATATCGAAAGATCTGTCTGAATCTGAGGCATAATCCATAGTGGTGGCTTGCGAGCTCGTCTCCCATGAACTTAGTTTAGGTTCCCATACTGTGTCCGGAAACACAGTCAGCATCGCTCCGACTTCGTTGGGGGGTGGTTTGAATTCGGACTGttcttctcctagactggttgcctgccatggctgatgagtccggtctgcccatggttttatttacatgagtaTCCTTATCATGCCCCTTATGACtcgaggagagtttgctgatattAGTCTGACCTCTCTCCGTTGACCTGTCCAGCATGCGAGACGCTACCAGAAGTTTTgacactcccgctggcatagctctcgGGGTCATAGAAGTACTCAAGCTCCCACACCTCGTCAAGGAATCAGCCGTGTGTGGAGACTTACTTCGAAACTTCCGAAAACGTTGTTTTCCCATAGGTATATCTGCCAAAGAGACACCAAAGACACTAACACAAATTGCCGAAACTGTAATGccgaataaataaaaaaaaatagcacTATCCATGTACTGATTACACTTCCTGTACGTTTTCGATCAAAATTATGTAGTGGCACCTGGGATACTTATTACTGCCTGTCATaggaaacaagaagagcaaacgctcgatcgagtcactttcgcagttctgaatattata is from Littorina saxatilis isolate snail1 linkage group LG5, US_GU_Lsax_2.0, whole genome shotgun sequence and encodes:
- the LOC138965920 gene encoding probable G-protein coupled receptor frpr-1, whose protein sequence is MLTMETFIIFTSPWGAISLSDETTSSSPTIFQTETQTTNSTLNGGGIEDGDQQSEFLPWDNPDNVLSLDTQFTITQIMSLFIVTTSTLGVVLNLLNCVVYAKLGLRDRINLLLFSLAVADGAVSVCMLLYTLEVCSSLFLDGGIQPHCPILSAVTNNGGATLYSFTYVSGFVSTLIACERCLCITFPFKAKRLLRTSTAGVVVLFATVVLFSLHYFISEKYKLRCEYVPSIRASVPVYFASQFYRDHSTFVDILNVIVFGSTLPFSFVIATTITTVVTAVKLRRAATWRQSTATVTMGTKDVALTKMLVAVSCLFVVCNLPNIMIRTTPLFMSEFRIGGKKQNLLLLCVSVLYCFNTLNSSLNFFFYYTMGSKFRATLRGMFCHREQKLDVVLGFKAPVTQRCVLTTTMLITPI